From one Sphingobium cloacae genomic stretch:
- a CDS encoding DUF4396 domain-containing protein, whose product MTMPSPAPWLDAVLIGWFVLTAISVAYVAWDAFTRNPELRVMKWGWLLVTLYGGPIMAAAYVLSCQEPANERHEDFVRPLWKQAFGSAIHCMAGDATGVIAAAAITTALGLPMWQDVIAEYVFGFAFGLLIFQALFMRDMAGGSYWGALRMSFIPEWLSMNAVMAGMIPTMVVLMSRDMAAMHANSLRFWGVMSLATLVGFAVAYPINLWLVGVRLKHGMGTVRVLGHGGHEVAADRQSATPMPDMKHDAMAGMSGMGTGPRVTGPQIVAMTALTLLMLGAGIIVATLFGRWAM is encoded by the coding sequence ATGACGATGCCTTCCCCGGCCCCCTGGCTCGACGCCGTGTTGATCGGATGGTTCGTGCTGACCGCGATATCGGTCGCTTACGTCGCGTGGGATGCCTTCACCCGCAACCCCGAGTTGCGGGTGATGAAATGGGGGTGGCTGCTGGTCACGCTCTACGGCGGCCCGATCATGGCCGCGGCCTATGTCCTGTCCTGCCAGGAACCGGCGAACGAGCGGCACGAGGACTTCGTTCGGCCGCTCTGGAAGCAGGCGTTCGGGTCGGCCATTCATTGCATGGCGGGTGACGCGACCGGCGTCATCGCCGCGGCCGCGATCACCACGGCACTCGGCCTGCCGATGTGGCAGGACGTGATTGCGGAATATGTGTTCGGCTTCGCGTTCGGGCTGCTGATTTTCCAGGCGCTGTTCATGCGCGACATGGCGGGCGGTTCCTATTGGGGGGCGCTTCGCATGTCGTTCATCCCCGAATGGCTTTCGATGAATGCCGTTATGGCCGGCATGATCCCGACGATGGTGGTGTTGATGAGCCGGGACATGGCTGCGATGCACGCCAACTCGCTTCGCTTTTGGGGCGTCATGTCGCTTGCGACGCTTGTCGGCTTCGCCGTTGCCTACCCTATCAACCTTTGGCTTGTCGGCGTCCGGTTGAAGCACGGCATGGGCACGGTGCGCGTACTCGGGCATGGCGGGCACGAGGTCGCCGCGGACCGGCAATCGGCTACGCCGATGCCGGACATGAAGCACGATGCGATGGCAGGGATGAGCGGCATGGGGACGGGCCCGCGCGTGACCGGACCGCAGATCGTCGCGATGACGGCGCTGACGCTCCTAATGCTTGGCGCGGGCATCATAGTTGCAACGCTGTTCGGCCGATGGGCGATGTAG
- a CDS encoding RNA polymerase sigma factor: protein MAMNHCLKWVASTPCGNLSLAVPIGREAEAVPGDRNAIEDAVANRQELDRATRAIAVLPTTLKESLVLRTIEGISQVETALILDISEKAAETRLYRARQRAASLS from the coding sequence ATGGCGATGAACCATTGCCTTAAATGGGTGGCCAGCACGCCGTGCGGCAATTTGTCATTGGCGGTGCCAATTGGCAGGGAGGCCGAGGCTGTCCCGGGAGACCGAAACGCGATTGAAGACGCCGTAGCCAATCGACAGGAACTGGACCGGGCGACACGTGCCATCGCCGTGTTGCCAACGACCTTGAAGGAATCGCTGGTCCTCCGGACTATCGAGGGCATCAGCCAAGTCGAAACCGCACTGATACTCGACATAAGCGAGAAGGCGGCCGAAACGCGTCTCTATCGCGCCCGCCAACGGGCAGCATCGCTGTCGTAA
- a CDS encoding acyltransferase family protein, with the protein MERGDQKSGQGAFAVMDAMRCVLAVVVAFAHAWYLLIEDYCGQASVAASAGYFLAGYAHASVILFFVLSGFWIARSIDRRIGDWHWSSYLIDRLARLLVVLVPALVIGGALDAVGLYALESSTHLGTTETYVLRKDVVGALEWHVLLGNILFLQGIVVAPFGTNGPLWSLAYEFWFYIWFPAIVVSWRQRRPSIFLIFIGLAWITPFMLIGFACWLCGAALHGMTKTHLTDFPRSPIGRTWLIIASSILPAILIVVRVVGLEGLELALAGAFALFLYILLRANPPTPRWLRPFAGYGAKASFSLYAMHFPIMAFAAALLVGSERLPPTAGNIALVGATLALAVFACGLFATLTERHTARVRTFFYAKLLTVQKACAGRLVS; encoded by the coding sequence ATGGAGCGCGGCGACCAGAAGTCGGGTCAGGGCGCTTTTGCGGTTATGGATGCCATGCGCTGTGTCCTGGCAGTCGTAGTCGCGTTCGCACATGCTTGGTATCTCCTCATCGAAGATTATTGCGGGCAAGCCTCGGTCGCGGCTTCGGCCGGCTATTTTTTGGCTGGTTATGCGCATGCAAGCGTCATTCTTTTCTTCGTGCTCAGCGGCTTCTGGATCGCGCGCAGTATCGACAGACGGATCGGGGATTGGCATTGGTCAAGCTACCTGATCGACCGCCTTGCGCGATTGCTGGTCGTGCTAGTGCCGGCATTGGTGATCGGTGGAGCGCTCGACGCGGTGGGCCTCTACGCCCTCGAGTCATCGACCCATCTCGGCACGACCGAGACTTACGTGCTGCGCAAGGATGTCGTCGGCGCGCTCGAGTGGCATGTGCTGCTAGGCAACATTCTCTTCTTGCAGGGCATCGTGGTTGCGCCGTTCGGCACTAACGGACCACTTTGGAGCCTCGCTTATGAATTCTGGTTTTACATCTGGTTTCCGGCCATTGTCGTCAGTTGGAGGCAACGTCGCCCGTCAATCTTCTTAATTTTTATCGGTCTGGCCTGGATTACGCCATTCATGCTGATCGGCTTTGCTTGTTGGCTTTGTGGTGCTGCGCTTCATGGTATGACCAAAACGCATCTGACCGATTTTCCCCGATCACCGATTGGCCGCACCTGGCTGATCATTGCGAGCAGCATATTACCGGCAATACTTATCGTTGTGCGGGTTGTCGGACTGGAGGGCCTTGAACTGGCACTGGCGGGCGCATTCGCACTTTTTCTATATATATTGCTACGAGCGAATCCGCCAACGCCGCGCTGGTTGCGACCGTTCGCCGGTTATGGAGCAAAAGCCAGCTTTTCACTCTATGCCATGCACTTTCCAATCATGGCATTCGCCGCAGCGTTGTTAGTGGGCTCTGAGCGCTTACCACCAACGGCGGGCAACATCGCACTTGTTGGCGCTACGCTCGCACTTGCAGTTTTTGCCTGTGGTCTGTTTGCGACTCTCACCGAACGGCACACCGCGCGGGTACGCACCTTCTTCTACGCCAAGCTGTTGACCGTCCAGAAAGCGTGCGCGGGCCGTTTGGTATCCTAG
- a CDS encoding DUF305 domain-containing protein, producing MMKNAYVSLAVQTVVSGIIMYFVMFVMIDSLGSFYNNLNMFYMTLMMVAPMVVAMILAMRHMFPSRAANSALIIGSIAVFLGSYALIRTQTTIGDRAFTRSMIPHHSGAILMCQEASLRDPELKALCGEIIKGQRREIDQMKAILPRL from the coding sequence ATGATGAAGAACGCATATGTGAGCTTGGCGGTGCAGACCGTCGTCAGCGGCATCATCATGTATTTCGTTATGTTCGTGATGATCGACAGTTTAGGCAGCTTCTACAACAACCTGAATATGTTCTATATGACGCTGATGATGGTCGCGCCGATGGTAGTCGCGATGATCCTCGCCATGCGCCATATGTTTCCTTCCAGGGCGGCGAACAGCGCACTAATTATCGGCTCGATCGCGGTCTTCCTCGGCAGCTACGCGCTGATCCGGACGCAGACGACGATCGGAGACCGGGCGTTCACGCGGTCGATGATTCCGCATCACTCGGGCGCGATCCTGATGTGCCAAGAGGCGTCGCTCCGTGATCCCGAGTTGAAAGCGCTATGCGGCGAAATCATCAAGGGGCAGCGCCGCGAGATCGATCAGATGAAGGCCATTCTTCCCCGGCTTTGA
- a CDS encoding DUF305 domain-containing protein encodes MTRPEEIELRIVPVLATLALLATPALAQQAGHQGMNHQGMDHSKMMQPTAANPYGPAEMDMHQKMMAAKGADAGETWIRKMIEHHRGAVAMSQIALRSSQNAEVRGEAQKAITSQNREIATLNAMLRKMGKPAQ; translated from the coding sequence TTGACACGACCCGAGGAGATCGAGCTGCGTATTGTACCCGTGCTGGCGACCCTTGCCTTGCTCGCTACCCCGGCCCTAGCCCAGCAGGCGGGGCATCAGGGCATGAACCATCAAGGCATGGATCATTCCAAGATGATGCAGCCAACCGCGGCCAACCCCTACGGCCCGGCCGAGATGGACATGCACCAGAAGATGATGGCGGCGAAGGGAGCCGATGCCGGCGAGACGTGGATTCGCAAAATGATCGAGCATCACCGCGGTGCGGTCGCGATGTCGCAGATCGCGCTTCGCAGTTCCCAGAATGCAGAGGTCCGGGGCGAGGCGCAGAAAGCCATCACAAGCCAGAACCGCGAAATCGCGACCCTGAATGCGATGCTCCGCAAAATGGGCAAGCCTGCTCAATAA
- a CDS encoding DUF6118 family protein translates to MQSASPTAFRGIVAADRIVTVNREAIERCVEAAAKARETVRCTVKVAPAP, encoded by the coding sequence ATGCAGAGCGCCAGCCCGACCGCGTTCCGTGGGATCGTCGCGGCCGACAGAATCGTGACGGTTAATCGCGAAGCGATTGAAAGGTGCGTAGAAGCTGCTGCGAAAGCCCGTGAGACGGTGCGATGCACCGTCAAGGTCGCGCCCGCCCCATAA
- a CDS encoding heavy-metal-associated domain-containing protein: MIDFKVQGMTCGGCARGVTSALQRVDAKAVVNVDLASKTVSVNSTADVQQLKRAIEKAGFAVTQ; encoded by the coding sequence ATGATCGATTTCAAAGTTCAGGGAATGACCTGCGGAGGCTGTGCGCGCGGTGTGACCAGCGCGCTTCAGCGCGTCGATGCCAAGGCCGTCGTCAACGTCGACTTGGCGAGCAAGACCGTTTCGGTAAACTCGACGGCCGATGTACAGCAACTCAAGCGGGCCATAGAGAAGGCCGGCTTCGCGGTGACGCAATAG
- a CDS encoding heavy metal translocating P-type ATPase, translated as MSAPAQLPMQTQARSEDRLSLAIDGMTCATCVGRVERAIAGVPGVAGVSVNLATERANVEFVDGRSDVAAVADAVLAAGYTPLTQTTELTITGMTCASCVGRVEKALLKVPGVRSASVNLAAETARIETVGGVPTYVLVEAVESAGYTAFARTGSAEAERSAEDARRDAAATRELRHVLIAAALSLPLVVPMLLAPFGIEVAVPGWIQLLLATPVQFWLGARFYRAGWKAARARTGNMDLLVAIGTSAAYGLSLYQLLFAPMHGMDAHYYFEASAVVITLILLGKWLEGRAKRQTGEAIRALMALRPDQARVVGTDGSEREIALAEVRSGDRVRVRPGERIPVDGRLIEGATHVDESMLTGESLPVAKAAGDPVTGGSINADGLILVETTAVGAETTLARIVRLVESAQGAKAPIQRLVDKVSAVFVPIVLVIAALTLAGWLIAGAGVEVAILNAVAVLVIACPCALGLATPTAIMAGTGVAARAGVLIKDAEALETAHRINIVAFDKTGTLTEGKPSLLAALPAEGAERAELIALAAALQAGSEHPLARAVLAWASSEGVEPARANGMRGLPGRGVAADVNGRNLILGSTRLMDDEAIVMTPLASEAARLEAEGRTVSWVAERAPERRLLGLLAFGDEVKASAAAAVAALHGRGIRSVMLTGDNAGSARAAAAKLGIDDFVANVLPEGKSDAVAALRGGDRTVAMVGDGVNDAPALAAADVGIAMSTGTDVAMHAAGITLMRGDPRLVADAIDISKRTYSKIRQGLFWAFIYNLVGIPLAAFGYLSPVIAGAAMALSSVSVVANALTLRRWRPTAA; from the coding sequence ATGAGCGCCCCGGCGCAGCTGCCAATGCAGACACAGGCGAGAAGCGAAGACAGGCTGTCGCTGGCCATCGATGGCATGACCTGCGCGACGTGTGTCGGGCGGGTGGAGCGCGCCATCGCCGGGGTGCCGGGCGTCGCCGGCGTCTCGGTCAATCTCGCGACGGAGCGCGCGAACGTCGAGTTCGTCGATGGACGATCCGATGTCGCTGCCGTAGCCGATGCGGTTCTTGCGGCGGGCTACACCCCGTTGACGCAAACGACCGAGTTGACGATCACGGGCATGACCTGCGCCTCATGTGTCGGCCGGGTCGAGAAGGCGCTGCTGAAAGTGCCCGGCGTCCGCTCCGCGAGTGTCAACCTGGCAGCCGAGACGGCGCGGATCGAAACGGTGGGTGGCGTCCCCACTTATGTCTTGGTCGAGGCCGTCGAAAGCGCTGGTTACACCGCATTCGCGCGCACCGGATCGGCGGAGGCGGAACGAAGCGCCGAGGACGCCCGCCGCGACGCAGCCGCAACAAGAGAGCTCCGGCACGTGCTGATCGCCGCGGCGCTGTCGCTGCCGCTGGTCGTTCCGATGCTGCTGGCCCCGTTCGGTATCGAGGTGGCGGTGCCGGGCTGGATCCAGCTGCTGCTCGCGACGCCCGTGCAGTTCTGGCTGGGCGCGCGCTTCTATCGCGCGGGTTGGAAGGCCGCGCGCGCCCGAACCGGCAACATGGACCTGTTGGTCGCGATCGGCACATCGGCCGCCTACGGGCTCAGCCTCTACCAGCTGCTGTTCGCGCCGATGCACGGCATGGATGCGCATTATTACTTCGAGGCTTCGGCCGTCGTCATCACCCTTATCCTGCTCGGCAAATGGCTCGAAGGCCGCGCCAAGCGTCAGACCGGAGAGGCGATCCGCGCGCTGATGGCGCTGCGGCCCGACCAGGCTCGCGTTGTCGGCACCGACGGCAGCGAACGAGAGATTGCCCTGGCGGAGGTGCGCTCGGGTGACCGCGTCCGCGTCCGGCCCGGGGAGCGCATCCCCGTCGATGGACGACTGATCGAGGGAGCGACCCATGTCGATGAATCCATGCTCACCGGAGAGAGCCTTCCGGTCGCCAAGGCCGCTGGAGACCCAGTGACCGGCGGATCGATCAACGCGGACGGGCTCATCCTGGTCGAGACGACGGCGGTGGGGGCTGAGACCACCCTCGCCCGCATCGTGCGCCTGGTCGAAAGCGCGCAAGGCGCCAAGGCTCCGATCCAGCGGCTCGTCGACAAGGTCAGCGCCGTGTTCGTGCCAATCGTCCTCGTCATAGCCGCGCTTACCCTCGCCGGATGGCTGATCGCCGGCGCCGGAGTGGAAGTCGCGATCCTGAACGCGGTCGCGGTGCTCGTCATCGCCTGTCCGTGCGCGCTCGGCCTGGCCACGCCGACCGCGATCATGGCCGGCACGGGCGTTGCCGCGCGGGCCGGTGTCCTCATCAAGGACGCGGAGGCGCTGGAGACCGCGCACCGCATCAACATCGTCGCGTTCGACAAGACCGGCACGCTGACCGAGGGCAAGCCCTCGCTGCTGGCCGCACTGCCGGCCGAGGGGGCCGAACGCGCCGAGCTGATCGCGCTCGCCGCGGCGCTTCAGGCTGGAAGCGAGCATCCGCTCGCCCGGGCCGTCTTGGCGTGGGCCAGCTCGGAAGGCGTCGAACCCGCCCGCGCCAACGGGATGCGCGGCCTGCCCGGCCGCGGGGTTGCTGCAGACGTCAACGGCCGCAACCTGATCCTCGGCAGCACGCGCTTGATGGACGACGAAGCTATCGTGATGACACCGCTGGCGAGTGAGGCGGCCAGGCTGGAAGCCGAGGGACGGACGGTCTCCTGGGTCGCGGAACGCGCGCCCGAACGCCGCCTTCTCGGCCTTCTGGCGTTCGGCGACGAGGTCAAGGCTTCCGCCGCTGCTGCCGTGGCGGCGCTGCATGGCCGTGGCATACGCAGCGTGATGCTGACCGGAGACAATGCGGGAAGCGCCCGCGCAGCGGCGGCCAAGCTCGGCATCGACGATTTCGTTGCCAATGTCCTGCCGGAAGGAAAGTCGGATGCGGTAGCAGCATTGCGGGGCGGGGACCGCACGGTCGCGATGGTCGGGGACGGCGTCAACGACGCCCCTGCCCTCGCTGCAGCAGATGTCGGCATCGCCATGTCAACCGGAACAGACGTTGCGATGCACGCAGCGGGCATCACGCTGATGCGGGGCGATCCGCGCCTGGTCGCGGACGCGATCGACATCTCCAAACGGACATATTCCAAGATCCGCCAGGGGCTGTTCTGGGCGTTCATCTACAACCTGGTCGGCATCCCGCTGGCAGCGTTCGGGTATCTAAGCCCGGTGATCGCCGGCGCGGCGATGGCGCTGTCGAGTGTCAGCGTCGTCGCCAATGCTCTGACGCTTCGCCGTTGGCGTCCGACAGCGGCTTGA
- the cueR gene encoding Cu(I)-responsive transcriptional regulator, protein MNIGQAAKASGVSQRMIRHYEAIGLIPKATRRDSGYRDYDEREVHMLRFIGRARDLGFPISEIGQLVALWQDGDRASGEVKALALARAAEMERKEHELRAMRKSLEDLARRCAGGDRPDCPILRSEWNM, encoded by the coding sequence GTGAATATAGGACAGGCGGCCAAAGCTTCGGGCGTCAGCCAGCGGATGATCCGCCATTATGAGGCGATCGGCCTCATTCCGAAGGCCACGCGGCGTGATTCCGGCTACCGCGACTATGACGAACGCGAAGTCCACATGTTGCGCTTCATCGGCCGCGCACGCGATCTGGGCTTTCCAATTTCGGAGATCGGCCAGCTCGTCGCGCTGTGGCAGGACGGCGATCGGGCGAGTGGTGAGGTCAAGGCCCTCGCGCTTGCACGAGCCGCGGAGATGGAGCGCAAGGAGCACGAGCTCCGAGCGATGCGCAAGTCGCTCGAAGATCTGGCGCGTCGCTGCGCGGGCGGAGATCGACCGGATTGCCCGATCTTGCGATCGGAGTGGAACATGTGA
- a CDS encoding four-helix bundle copper-binding protein, translating into MHQIDPEMKACIDACHECHITCLHMAMNHCLEAGGRHAEPQHMKLMLDCAQICSVAIDFMARKSEHHRHICRECAEICRACASSCEGLDGMEDCVAACRKCADACDKMAA; encoded by the coding sequence ATGCATCAGATCGATCCCGAGATGAAGGCGTGCATCGACGCCTGCCATGAATGCCACATCACCTGCCTTCACATGGCGATGAATCACTGCCTGGAGGCGGGCGGGCGACACGCCGAGCCTCAGCACATGAAGCTGATGCTGGACTGTGCTCAGATTTGCAGTGTCGCGATCGACTTCATGGCGCGCAAGTCCGAGCACCACCGGCATATCTGCCGCGAGTGCGCCGAGATTTGCCGGGCGTGCGCGTCGAGCTGCGAAGGGCTGGACGGCATGGAGGATTGCGTCGCCGCGTGTCGCAAGTGCGCCGACGCTTGCGACAAGATGGCCGCGTAA